From a region of the Alnus glutinosa chromosome 1, dhAlnGlut1.1, whole genome shotgun sequence genome:
- the LOC133863076 gene encoding probable pectinesterase/pectinesterase inhibitor 21, which yields MGFGGYNDVSNHGHQKKKKKYAIIGISSILLVAMVAAVAVGVSRSGHDDSSNKNNQSGQVSTSMKAIQAICQPTDYKETCEKTLSSAAGNTTDPKELIKVAFQVAMREIKGAIANSTALKDLAKDSRTNQALENCKELLEYSIDDLTESFDKIGAFDVSKIDDYTEDLKVWLSGAITYEQTCLDGFENTTGDAGERMKAVLKTSQELTKNGLAMVNEISKFLSELQISGLNRRLLSEESEGEGEGEFPSWVHDGKRRLLAAAASAGNIKADVVIAKDGTGKYKTINESLKDIPKNNNKTFVIHVKAGIYPEYVVLDKHMTHVMVIGDGPTKTKITGNKNYIDGTPTFKTATFTVMGSNFMAKDIGFENSAGAEKHQAVALRVQSDMSIFYNCQMDGYQDTLYTHTHRQFYRNCTISGTIDFIFGNAAVVFQDCKMVVRKPMENQQCIVTAQGRLDRREPSGIVLQGCTIAADPLYYPLRAQNKAFLGRPWKEFSRTIIMQSQIGDFIQAEGWLPWMGNFALNTCFYAEIANKGAGSGQAQRVTWRGIKKITLEHANKFTAGIFLGGDRWIKPTGVPYSSGLL from the exons ATGGGTTTTGGGGGATACAACGATGTCTCCAACCACGGAcaccagaagaagaagaagaagtacgCCATTATCGGCATCTCCTCCATTCTTCTGGTGGCCATGGTGGCGGCTGTGGCTGTCGGTGTGAGCCGCAGCGGCCACGACGATTCCTCTAACAAGAATAATCAAAGTGGCCAGGTGTCCACGTCCATGAAGGCAATTCAGGCAATTTGCCAGCCCACTGATTATAAAGAAACCTGCGAGAAGACCCTGTCCTCCGCCGCTGGAAACACCACTGACCCCAAAGAGCTCATCAAGGTCGCGTTCCAGGTGGCAATGCGGGAAATTAAAGGGGCCATCGCGAACTCCACCGCGTTGAAAGATCTGGCGAAGGACTCCAGAACCAACCAGGCCTTGGAGAACTGCAAGGAGCTCCTTGAGTACTCCATTGATGATCTGACAGAGTCTTTTGATAAGATTGGTGCCTTCGACGTCAGCAAGATTGATGACTACACGGAGGACCTCAAGGTGTGGCTCAGCGGTGCGATCACCTACGAGCAGACTTGCTTGGACGGGTTCGAGAACACGACTGGTGATGCTGGGGAGAGGATGAAGGCTGTTTTGAAGACTTCGCAGGAACTCACAAAGAATGGGCTTGCCATGGTGAATGAAATCTCGAAATTCTTGTCCGAGCTTCAAATTTCCGGCCTCAACCGGAGGCTTCTTTCAGAAGAATccgagggggagggggagggtgAGTTCCCATCATGGGTACACGACGGGAAGCGCAGGCTCCTCGCCGCCGCTGCCTCTGCCGGGAACATTAAGGCCGACGTTGTGATTGCCAAGGACGGGACTGGCAAGTATAAGACTATCAATGAATCTCTCAAGGATATTCCCAAGAACAACAACAAGACCTTTGTGATTCACGTCAAGGCCGGGATATATCCGGAGTACGTTGTCCTTGACAAGCACATGACCCATGTCATGGTTATCGGAGATGGCCCAACAAAGACCAAGATCACCGGAAACAAGAACTACATCGATGGAACCCCAACTTTCAAGACTGCCACATTTA CGGTGATGGGAAGCAACTTCATGGCTAAGGACATTGGATTTGAGAACTCTGCCGGAGCTGAGAAGCACCAGGCCGTGGCACTGCGTGTCCAATCCGACATGTCCATCTTCTACAACTGCCAGATGGATGGCTACCAAGACACCCTCTACACCCACACCCACCGCCAGTTCTACCGCAACTGCACCATCAGCGGCACCATCGACTTCATCTTCGGCAACGCTGCGGTGGTGTTCCAAGACTGCAAGATGGTCGTCAGGAAGCCAATGGAGAACCAGCAGTGCATCGTCACAGCGCAAGGCAGGCTTGACAGGCGCGAGCCTAGCGGGATCGTCCTCCAGGGCTGCACCATCGCCGCCGACCCATTGTACTACCCGCTGAGGGCACAGAATAAGGCTTTCCTCGGCAGGCCATGGAAGGAGTTCTCGAGAACCATCATCATGCAGAGCCAGATCGGCGACTTCATCCAGGCCGAGGGGTGGCTGCCATGGATGGGTAACTTCGCTCTCAACACTTGCTTCTACGCCGAGATCGCCAACAAGGGTGCCGGTTCCGGCCAGGCCCAGAGAGTGACATGGCGCGGCATCAAGAAGATCACTCTGGAGCACGCCAATAAGTTCACTGCTGGAATATTCCTTGGTGGCGATAGGTGGATCAAGCCCACTGGGGTGCCCTACAGTTCTGGCCTGCTGTAA